Below is a window of Candidatus Acidiferrales bacterium DNA.
TGCTTTTTCCCGTGCCTTATGAAAAGCTTATTCGGAAATGGTCGAAGAGGCACCGGCTCGATCCGTTGCTGGTGGCGGCGTTGATCCGCCAGGAGTCTGCTTTCGCTCCGCAAGCCGTTTCCAGCGCTGGCGCGGTTGGCCTGATGCAATTGATGCCGGCAACGGCGAAGCGGCTGGCAGGCGAGCGCCGGCAGCGCTTTCGGCTCTCCCGGCTCACCGATCCGGACTACAATATCAATTACGGGTGCTACTACCTGGCTCAGTTGATGAAGATGTTCGGCGATGCCCGTTGGGGGCCGCCGTGGCGGGGTGGCGCGGAGCTGGCTCTGGCTGCATACAATGCCGGGGAAGAGGCTGTGCAGCATTGGCTGGAAACTCGGCAAGAAGCGGACGCGCAAACGTTTGTGGAAAATATCCCTTACTCGCAAACACGCGAGTATGTTCAGGTCATTTTGCGAAATTATAAGCTCTACCGGGAGATCTATTCCCGCCGGTGAAATGCAGATGAACCCGTACGGGGCCATGCCGGGCAAGCCCGCCCAAGGCAGTTCAGGGATAACGGGAAAAGCGTTTTTGGCGGGGAAGCGCATCCTTTCTCGAAAAGCCGGCCGTTTCACTGAATCGGTCATCCGCGAGATGACCCGGCTGGCGATGCAGCACGAGGCCGTGAACCTGGCTCAGGGCTTCCCTGACTTTCCCGCGCCCGCAGAGGTCAAACAAGCCGCCATCGAGGCCATCAGCCGGGACGTCAACCAGTATGCCATCACCTGGGGAGCAAAAAGCCTGCGCGATGCCATCGCCGCCAAGATGAAGCGCTGGCAGGGACTCGAGATCGACCCCGAGCGAGAGATCACCGTTTGCTGCGGCGCGACCGAGGCGATGCTCTCCGCCATGATGGCGGTCATCAACCCCGGCGACGAGGTGGTGATCTTCGAGCCGTTTTATGAGAACTACGGGCCGGACGCCATCCTTTCCTCTGCTCGGCCGCGCTTTGTGGCGCTCCACCCCTCCCGTCCGGAAGCTTCGGGAGGCGGCATGGCCGATTGGCGCCTGGATGAGAAGGAACTGGCCGCTGCGTTCAACGATCGCACCAAAGGCATCATCTTGAACACGCCGAACAATCCTACCGGCAAGGTCTTTCGCCGCGCTGAACTCGAAATGATTCGCGACCTCTGCGTGAAGTGGGACGTGCTGGCCATTACCGACGAAATCTACGAACACATCCTCTATGACGGCTGGCAACATGTTTCCATCGCCACCCTGGAGGGCATGCGCGACCGCACCATCACCATCAACGGCCTCTCCAAAACCTATAGCGTGACAGGCTGGCGGGTTGGATGGGCGGTTGCCTGCCCGGAAATCACCGGCGGGATTCGCAAGGTCCATGATTTTGTCACGGTGGGGGCGGCGGCGCCGTTGCAGGAAGCCGGGGCGGTGGCGCTTTCGCTGCCCGATGCTTACTATGCCGAGCTCAGCCGCGCCTACCAGTTGCGGCGCGACCGCCTGCTGGCTGCTCTTGAGGAAGCTGGCTTCCATTGCTCGAAATGCGAAGGCGCGTACTACATCATGACGGACATTAGCGCTTTTGACGCCGAAGACGACGTCTGTTTCTGCCGCTTTCTGTTGGAACAGATCGGGGTAGCAGCGGTGCCCGGGAGCAGTTTCTACCACGCGCCCTCGGCTGGGCGGCAACAGGTTCGCTTCTGTTTTTGTAAAACCGACCAGACGCTCGACGACGCAGCCCGACGGCTGAAGTCGCTCCGTCCCGCCAAAAGGTGAGAGGCGGATACGCGCAGGGGTCTCGGCAGAGATCGTGGAACTGATTGGCGGCTTCAGCCTGTGCTAAAATTCCGTGCTTTCTTTAACGGGTGGCGCACGCCCGCCGCGGTTCACCGCGAGGCTTCACCATGGGCGGCGGGTAGGCGAGGCACGATGGACCATCGGGAGCATCCATGACGGCGGAACTCTTGCCACGCGGGAGCGTACTCAGCTCGAACGGGGAAGGAAGTCCGGTAGAAGTTCCCGCGGGGCGCTCTTTTCTTTGCTTGATGGTCATTGAGGCGATGATCGAGCAGGAATCGCTGGACGTTTCGATCTGGGGTTCCGAGGACGGCAGCAACTTCATCGCCAGGCCGCTGGTGAAATTTCCGCAGCGCTTCTACTCGGGGCGCACCCAGGTGGTGCTTGACCTCGCTGATTTCCCCGGCGTGAAGTATCTCAAAGCCCGATGGGAAGTGCTTCGCTGGGGCCGCGGCTCGCCCCAGGCTATGTTCCGAGCGCACGTCACGGTCGAAGAGATGGCCCGGCCCGTCAGCGTGCAATAGTCTCCAATCAAGCGATAAGACCACTCGCCGGTTCCCCAGCTTTCTCTCACCGATTAGGAGCTTTTTAGGAGCAGCCTCGACGGGCTCAAGGATGAGATCGTTTGGTAGTGGGGGAAAGAAAGGGGTAGGAAGTCTTTCGGTCGGTTGCCTTGTGGTGGTGGACTTCCTACCCCCCTGTTGTGGTCTGTCTTTAAAGACGCAAGTTGGGACAAAAAGTTTCCTGGGAATTTGTAAAATCTTGTCAATAAACACCCGGCTGCGGAAGAAGGGCCAGGGCAAGGACGGCGAGGTCGCCATCGGAGATCAGACACAACCCCTGAATCAGGGGGCGTGCCGCTAGATTCTTTGTTTTCAGGGAAACGATTGAAAGATATGGTGGAGCTGATGGGATTCGAACCCACGACCTTCCCGATTGTCATCGGGACGCGCTAGCAACAGTGCTCGGTGACCAG
It encodes the following:
- a CDS encoding aminotransferase class I/II-fold pyridoxal phosphate-dependent enzyme; the protein is MNPYGAMPGKPAQGSSGITGKAFLAGKRILSRKAGRFTESVIREMTRLAMQHEAVNLAQGFPDFPAPAEVKQAAIEAISRDVNQYAITWGAKSLRDAIAAKMKRWQGLEIDPEREITVCCGATEAMLSAMMAVINPGDEVVIFEPFYENYGPDAILSSARPRFVALHPSRPEASGGGMADWRLDEKELAAAFNDRTKGIILNTPNNPTGKVFRRAELEMIRDLCVKWDVLAITDEIYEHILYDGWQHVSIATLEGMRDRTITINGLSKTYSVTGWRVGWAVACPEITGGIRKVHDFVTVGAAAPLQEAGAVALSLPDAYYAELSRAYQLRRDRLLAALEEAGFHCSKCEGAYYIMTDISAFDAEDDVCFCRFLLEQIGVAAVPGSSFYHAPSAGRQQVRFCFCKTDQTLDDAARRLKSLRPAKR